From Paenibacillus sp. FSL R7-0204, a single genomic window includes:
- a CDS encoding aldose 1-epimerase family protein encodes MNTILRSGLAVAEISSLGAELVSFKRTDTDTEYMWNGDAAYWTGRSPVLFPMIGGAAGEAVRVDGQTYPLARHGFARRSEFTLVESSETRAVFRLSHSEDTLASYPYPFHLSLTYTLNGSTLDIGYRVENPGEGEMFFQLGTHPAFNCPIGGEGRFTDYYLEFEQPERLERLFLNENGLITPGQSETMLGGDNKLPLNHDMFAHDALVFRNVQSKSVALKSRQSDRSVTVAFTGFPDLGIWQPKNAPFVCIEPWHGVADLEGFTGDFREKQNAISLPPDGQFTSALTITFN; translated from the coding sequence ATGAACACTATTTTGCGCAGCGGCCTGGCCGTGGCCGAGATCAGTTCACTCGGTGCTGAGCTGGTCAGCTTCAAAAGAACGGATACAGATACTGAATATATGTGGAACGGAGATGCCGCCTATTGGACAGGCCGTTCCCCGGTGCTGTTCCCAATGATCGGGGGAGCCGCAGGCGAAGCGGTCCGGGTAGACGGGCAGACGTATCCGCTGGCCCGGCACGGCTTCGCCAGACGCAGCGAATTCACGCTGGTGGAGTCCAGTGAGACACGGGCGGTCTTCCGCCTCTCCCACAGCGAAGATACGCTGGCCAGCTACCCGTATCCGTTCCATCTATCTCTGACCTATACTCTGAACGGCAGCACACTGGACATCGGCTACCGGGTGGAGAATCCCGGAGAAGGGGAGATGTTCTTCCAGCTTGGCACCCATCCGGCGTTCAACTGCCCGATTGGAGGAGAAGGCCGCTTCACCGACTACTATCTTGAGTTCGAACAGCCGGAGCGCCTGGAGCGCTTATTCCTGAATGAGAATGGCCTGATCACTCCGGGCCAGAGCGAGACTATGCTCGGCGGGGACAACAAGCTGCCGCTGAACCACGACATGTTCGCGCATGACGCCTTGGTCTTCCGCAATGTCCAGTCCAAATCGGTTGCCCTGAAAAGCAGACAGTCGGACCGGAGCGTAACAGTCGCCTTCACGGGCTTCCCCGATCTCGGCATCTGGCAGCCGAAGAATGCGCCGTTCGTGTGTATCGAGCCTTGGCATGGCGTGGCCGATCTCGAAGGCTTCACCGGCGATTTCCGGGAAAAGCAGAACGCCATCTCCCTGCCGCCGGACGGCCAGTTTACCAGCGCGCTGACGATTACATTTAACTAA
- a CDS encoding glycosyltransferase, whose amino-acid sequence MKPEISIIVPIYNVELYLRKCVDSILAQTFRSFELILVNDGSPDKCGEICEYYKELDPRVVVIHKQNGGLSDARNYGIDVAEGRYIGFVDSDDWIEPDMYEALHGLITAHNADIAVCGHCEVQDDVKLEKSFTHQVRVYDNAQAVDKLLEDTEIQNLAWDKLYKAELFSQVRYPVGRYFEDIFTTYKLFLQANKTVSLDSPKYLYLKRSDSITGAMNNRKYYDRFRAALEIYETIQDKNYPLAKEISLSRTVTEGIELCNFQLITGETAVNKEYLAELGGFLSKHTSAILRNRIIRREMKTAALLILTSSTVYKMLYYSKLRLKGSNMI is encoded by the coding sequence GTGAAGCCAGAGATAAGTATTATTGTGCCTATCTACAACGTGGAATTGTACCTGAGGAAGTGTGTGGATTCGATATTGGCGCAGACCTTCCGCAGCTTTGAATTGATTCTGGTCAATGACGGATCACCCGATAAGTGCGGCGAGATATGCGAGTATTACAAGGAACTGGACCCCCGTGTCGTCGTCATTCACAAGCAGAACGGCGGATTGTCCGATGCCCGCAACTATGGAATTGATGTGGCAGAGGGCCGGTATATCGGGTTCGTCGACAGCGATGACTGGATTGAACCGGACATGTACGAAGCCCTGCACGGACTCATCACCGCCCACAATGCAGATATCGCTGTATGCGGCCATTGCGAGGTACAGGATGATGTCAAGCTGGAAAAATCCTTCACGCACCAGGTGCGTGTATACGATAATGCGCAAGCCGTTGACAAGCTGCTTGAGGATACCGAGATCCAGAACCTTGCCTGGGATAAGCTGTATAAGGCCGAGCTGTTCAGCCAGGTAAGATATCCGGTCGGCCGGTATTTCGAGGACATTTTTACCACCTATAAATTATTCCTCCAGGCGAACAAGACCGTCTCGCTGGACTCACCCAAATACCTGTATCTGAAGCGAAGCGACAGCATCACCGGAGCGATGAACAACCGGAAATATTACGACCGCTTCCGTGCGGCACTGGAGATCTACGAGACGATTCAGGATAAAAACTATCCGCTCGCCAAAGAAATCTCGTTATCCCGGACCGTAACCGAAGGCATTGAGCTGTGCAACTTCCAGCTGATTACCGGCGAGACTGCAGTGAACAAGGAATATCTGGCCGAGCTGGGCGGGTTCCTGAGCAAGCATACCTCCGCGATCCTGCGCAACCGCATCATCCGCCGGGAGATGAAGACCGCAGCCCTGCTTATTCTGACCAGCTCCACAGTATACAAAATGCTGTATTATTCCAAACTCCGTTTGAAGGGAAGTAATATGATATGA
- a CDS encoding polysaccharide pyruvyl transferase family protein — MSQALEKILPLSFRNYVSNIPVYQYYKGYLSYRNAYKDKTKAIYVVGSPEHDNLGDHAITYAQMNFLRKAFPDYTLIEIVANRLMHNMKCLEEFCSPEDIFVLQGGGNFGIEYFREEEVRRKIISEFPNNKIIVFPQTIYFGDTELGRAEFKKTQDLYGSHKDLTLVAREATSYEIMKAGFRNNAVLLTPDIVMSLDITDPPKERHGALLCIRADKESIFSEQDKKVIQEYTSKHYSTTTFTDTCILRPVSLEDRDHELNTLWNQFKEAEVVITDRLHGMIFAAITSTPCIALGNYNYKVVGSYEWIKHLGYVKFTNDVKHIPALLEELKTIQRPRYNNEFSFQHYSQIIESMASSSAREPASSIVTA, encoded by the coding sequence ATGAGCCAAGCCCTTGAGAAGATCCTTCCGCTGTCTTTCCGCAATTATGTAAGCAATATTCCCGTCTATCAATATTATAAGGGCTATCTGAGCTACCGGAATGCATATAAAGACAAGACGAAAGCCATTTACGTCGTCGGCTCCCCCGAGCATGACAATCTGGGCGATCACGCCATCACTTATGCGCAGATGAATTTTTTGCGGAAAGCTTTTCCCGACTATACCCTGATTGAGATTGTCGCCAACCGGCTGATGCATAACATGAAGTGCCTGGAGGAATTCTGTTCCCCGGAGGATATCTTCGTGCTTCAGGGCGGGGGCAACTTCGGAATCGAGTATTTCCGCGAGGAAGAGGTGCGCCGCAAGATTATCTCTGAATTCCCAAATAACAAAATCATCGTCTTCCCGCAGACCATCTACTTCGGTGATACCGAGCTGGGGCGCGCGGAGTTCAAGAAAACACAGGACCTCTACGGTTCCCATAAGGACCTCACTCTGGTCGCCAGAGAAGCAACGTCGTACGAAATTATGAAAGCAGGTTTCAGAAACAACGCAGTGCTGTTAACGCCGGACATTGTCATGTCCCTGGATATCACTGACCCTCCCAAGGAGCGTCACGGTGCCCTTCTGTGTATTAGAGCCGATAAGGAAAGTATTTTCAGCGAGCAGGATAAAAAGGTCATTCAGGAGTACACCTCCAAGCACTACAGCACCACTACCTTCACGGATACCTGCATCCTCCGCCCTGTCTCGCTGGAAGACCGGGATCACGAGCTGAACACCTTATGGAACCAGTTCAAGGAGGCCGAGGTTGTGATTACGGACCGCCTGCACGGGATGATTTTTGCAGCGATTACGTCCACGCCTTGTATTGCGCTGGGGAATTACAATTATAAGGTCGTAGGCAGCTACGAATGGATCAAGCATCTGGGCTATGTGAAATTCACGAACGATGTGAAGCACATCCCGGCATTGCTGGAAGAACTGAAGACGATCCAGCGTCCCCGGTACAATAATGAATTCTCGTTCCAGCACTACAGCCAGATCATTGAATCCATGGCAAGCAGCAGCGCTAGAGAACCTGCTTCGTCTATCGTTACCGCTTAA
- a CDS encoding oligosaccharide flippase family protein, translated as MKTNIKLAAIITYASVFLGVIISLGSTPFIVSTLGKSEYGLFALVNSIIAYIVLLDLGFGSAVIRFNAKYISENDSAGQRNINGMFLLLFSAIGLLSLLASVILVFNFDSIFSSLDAAELGILKTIFIIAAINVAVSFPLNIFSSIITAYERFVYLKIINLIRVVLSPAMMVLVLLFDFRSTGMVTVALVLNLAIGVINVVFCRTKLNLRVRFHGFDTKLFKEIFSYSSYILLSSIAFQIYTNADPLIIGMFLGATPIAIFAIAAQLNTYILNFSNVLASFYLPKLTKMIVKGADQAALMLELVKIGRIQALIVGYIVSGFVLFGQSFILIWLGQDYKYAYTVALIIIIPQITSIVQSLFATMLEAMNMHRVKAFIYFSVAILKVALTFWFIRIWGITGCAIATAIGMIINVCLNNVYYKYKLKFDILHFWLQIIRVFIPVVLLSGACGFLLSFVSITSYVYLGMYVILYSLIYVLTMWLFGLNGAEKKMVAGPVRKMALRSQA; from the coding sequence TTGAAAACAAATATAAAACTTGCTGCAATCATAACCTATGCTTCGGTCTTTCTGGGCGTCATTATCTCCCTGGGCTCGACGCCGTTCATTGTGTCGACCCTGGGGAAATCCGAATATGGATTATTCGCGCTGGTGAACTCCATCATCGCCTATATCGTCCTGCTGGATCTGGGCTTCGGCAGCGCGGTCATCCGCTTCAATGCGAAATACATCTCTGAGAATGACTCCGCAGGCCAGCGCAATATTAACGGAATGTTCCTGCTGCTGTTCTCAGCCATCGGACTCCTCTCCTTACTTGCCAGTGTGATTCTGGTGTTCAATTTCGATTCGATCTTCAGCAGCCTCGATGCAGCTGAGCTCGGCATTCTGAAGACCATATTCATCATTGCTGCCATCAATGTGGCTGTCTCGTTCCCGCTGAATATCTTCAGCTCGATCATTACGGCCTATGAGCGGTTCGTCTATCTCAAAATCATCAACCTGATCCGCGTGGTCCTCTCTCCGGCCATGATGGTGCTGGTCCTGCTGTTCGACTTCAGATCGACAGGAATGGTTACCGTTGCGCTTGTGCTGAACCTGGCGATCGGCGTGATCAACGTGGTCTTTTGCCGCACCAAGCTGAATCTGAGGGTCCGGTTCCACGGCTTCGATACCAAGCTGTTCAAGGAGATCTTCAGCTATTCGTCCTATATCTTATTGTCGTCGATCGCCTTCCAGATCTATACGAATGCTGATCCGCTGATCATCGGGATGTTCCTCGGGGCTACGCCCATCGCCATCTTCGCCATCGCCGCCCAGCTCAACACGTATATTCTCAACTTCTCCAATGTGCTGGCCAGCTTCTATCTGCCGAAGCTCACCAAGATGATCGTCAAGGGTGCAGATCAGGCGGCCTTAATGCTGGAGCTGGTCAAAATTGGCAGAATACAGGCGCTGATCGTAGGCTACATCGTCTCGGGCTTCGTGTTATTCGGACAGAGCTTCATTCTGATCTGGCTCGGCCAGGATTACAAATATGCGTACACGGTTGCGCTGATCATCATCATTCCCCAGATCACGTCAATTGTGCAATCGCTGTTCGCCACCATGCTGGAAGCGATGAATATGCACAGGGTGAAGGCCTTCATCTATTTCTCTGTTGCTATTCTGAAGGTGGCCTTAACCTTCTGGTTCATCCGGATCTGGGGGATTACAGGCTGCGCCATTGCTACGGCTATCGGGATGATCATCAATGTATGCCTGAATAATGTGTACTACAAGTATAAATTGAAGTTCGATATCCTTCACTTCTGGCTGCAGATCATCCGCGTCTTCATTCCGGTGGTGCTGCTGTCCGGTGCGTGCGGGTTCCTGCTTAGCTTCGTGAGCATCACTTCTTACGTGTACCTGGGCATGTATGTCATCCTGTACTCCCTCATCTATGTGCTTACCATGTGGCTGTTCGGACTGAACGGGGCAGAGAAGAAGATGGTGGCCGGACCGGTGAGAAAAATGGCTCTGCGGAGTCAGGCCTAG
- a CDS encoding threonine aldolase family protein — MNEENALMEAFGRTQVQLAGHGRRDAAVLKKALASVEATLAADLYGTGTVIEEFQAEMAEVLGKDCSVFFPSGTMAQQIALRIWSDREGSKRVAYHPLCHLEIHEQDGLKELHHLEPLLLGSADRLITLGDVKGMGPGIACLLLELPQREIGGQLPEYTELEAISAYCREQGIKLHLDGARLFEVLPYYGKTAAEVCALFDSVYVSLYKGIGGIAGAILAGSRDFTEESKIWKRRHGGDLISLYPYIVPARYYYRQRISRMPEYYEQAKELAALFNSCHKVSTLPEVPVSNMFHIHFALPQEQLAPVLIGIYNETGIGLTPRLKPTGETACYYELNIGDVYGGVSKTALREAFRLLDERLKLL; from the coding sequence ATGAACGAGGAGAATGCTTTAATGGAGGCGTTCGGCAGGACGCAGGTGCAGCTTGCAGGACATGGCAGACGGGATGCAGCGGTACTCAAAAAAGCGCTGGCCAGTGTAGAGGCTACCCTCGCTGCGGACTTGTACGGGACAGGGACGGTGATTGAGGAGTTCCAGGCGGAGATGGCAGAGGTGCTGGGCAAAGACTGCAGCGTGTTCTTCCCCAGCGGCACGATGGCCCAGCAGATTGCCCTGCGGATCTGGAGTGACCGTGAAGGCAGCAAAAGGGTCGCTTATCACCCGCTATGCCATCTGGAGATTCATGAGCAGGACGGCCTGAAGGAGCTGCATCATCTGGAGCCGCTGCTGCTGGGCAGTGCAGACCGGCTGATTACCCTCGGGGATGTGAAGGGGATGGGTCCGGGGATCGCCTGTCTGCTGCTGGAGCTGCCGCAGCGGGAGATCGGCGGACAGCTGCCGGAGTATACGGAACTGGAAGCGATATCGGCGTATTGCCGGGAGCAGGGAATCAAGCTCCATCTGGACGGGGCGCGGCTGTTCGAGGTGCTGCCTTACTACGGCAAGACGGCGGCCGAGGTCTGCGCGCTGTTCGATAGCGTGTATGTCTCCCTGTACAAGGGCATTGGCGGGATTGCCGGAGCGATCTTAGCCGGGAGCCGGGACTTCACAGAGGAGTCGAAGATCTGGAAACGCCGCCACGGCGGTGACCTGATCAGTCTCTATCCCTATATTGTCCCGGCCCGGTATTATTACCGGCAGCGAATTAGCAGGATGCCAGAATACTATGAGCAGGCCAAGGAGCTGGCGGCCTTATTCAACAGCTGCCATAAAGTATCTACACTGCCGGAGGTTCCGGTCTCGAATATGTTCCATATTCATTTCGCGCTGCCGCAGGAGCAACTCGCCCCCGTATTGATTGGGATCTATAACGAGACCGGCATTGGCCTGACACCACGGCTCAAGCCAACCGGAGAGACCGCCTGTTACTATGAGCTGAACATAGGCGATGTCTACGGCGGCGTCTCCAAGACGGCTCTGAGGGAAGCATTCCGGCTGCTGGATGAGCGGCTGAAGCTGCTCTGA
- the udk gene encoding uridine kinase: protein MLIIGIAGGTGSGKTTVARSVIDRLGSDKVTFISQDNYYKDHSYLNMAERGAINYDHPLAFDTELLIEHLDCLKAGQAAFAPVYDFTVHARSTEKTVELAPNNIVILEGLHVLSDEKLREQLNIKVFVDTDPDVRILRRVLRDIEERGRTIRSIHTQYLTTVKPMHEAFIEPSKKYADLIIPEGGQNQVGIELLSVLTEKYLSGDHQWN, encoded by the coding sequence ATGCTTATTATTGGTATCGCCGGCGGGACCGGCTCCGGCAAGACAACGGTAGCGCGCTCCGTGATTGACCGTCTTGGCTCTGACAAAGTAACATTCATATCCCAGGATAACTACTATAAAGACCATTCTTACCTCAACATGGCTGAACGCGGTGCAATTAACTATGACCACCCGCTGGCCTTTGACACGGAACTGCTGATCGAGCATCTGGATTGTCTCAAAGCGGGACAAGCCGCCTTCGCTCCCGTGTATGACTTCACGGTTCATGCCCGTTCAACCGAGAAGACTGTGGAGCTTGCCCCGAATAATATCGTCATTCTAGAAGGACTGCATGTGCTGTCCGATGAGAAGCTGCGCGAGCAGCTCAACATCAAGGTGTTCGTGGACACCGATCCCGATGTGCGCATTCTGCGCCGGGTGCTGCGGGATATCGAGGAACGCGGGCGAACCATCCGTTCAATTCATACGCAATACCTCACCACGGTGAAGCCGATGCACGAGGCTTTCATCGAGCCCTCCAAGAAATACGCCGACCTGATCATCCCGGAAGGCGGACAGAATCAGGTCGGAATCGAGCTGCTGTCGGTACTGACCGAGAAGTATCTGTCCGGCGATCATCAGTGGAACTGA
- a CDS encoding carbohydrate ABC transporter permease, whose protein sequence is MFVIKSESRRQTFYMYLFISPWLVGFLIFALYPILSSLYYSFTDYDIIHPPQFIGLANYTEMFHNELFWRSVKVTLRYTFISVPVQLLLGLGFALLLHQTLPWRGFFRTAMYFPSMVSGVAMSLLWYWIFNPQIGLFNYMLSWFGIQGPAWLMNPDTALYALIIMSLWTAGSGMILFLAGLQGVPASLIEAANLDGAGRFRIFLNITLPMISPVLLFQLIMGLIDSFQVFTQAFVMTQGGPNYSTWFYVYNLYTSAFKEYRAGYSSALAWVLLIVVMLFTAVIMRLSRRYVHYEGGSRR, encoded by the coding sequence GTGTTCGTGATTAAGAGTGAGAGCCGGCGGCAGACATTCTACATGTATCTGTTCATTTCCCCCTGGCTGGTCGGCTTCCTGATCTTCGCCCTGTACCCGATCCTGTCATCGCTGTATTACAGCTTCACCGACTATGACATCATTCATCCGCCCCAATTCATCGGCCTCGCTAACTACACGGAGATGTTCCACAATGAGCTATTCTGGCGTTCCGTGAAGGTCACCCTGAGATATACCTTCATCAGCGTTCCGGTACAGCTGCTGCTTGGCCTGGGATTCGCCCTGCTGCTGCATCAGACTCTTCCCTGGCGCGGCTTCTTCCGGACAGCGATGTATTTCCCCAGCATGGTCTCGGGCGTGGCCATGTCGCTCCTCTGGTACTGGATCTTTAATCCGCAGATCGGCCTCTTCAATTATATGCTCTCCTGGTTCGGCATTCAGGGCCCGGCCTGGCTGATGAACCCCGATACAGCGCTGTATGCCCTAATTATCATGTCTCTCTGGACAGCAGGCTCGGGCATGATCCTCTTCCTTGCCGGTCTGCAGGGCGTCCCGGCCAGCCTGATCGAAGCTGCCAATCTGGACGGCGCAGGACGCTTCCGCATTTTCCTGAATATTACGCTGCCAATGATCTCGCCTGTCCTGCTGTTCCAGCTGATTATGGGTCTGATCGACTCCTTCCAGGTGTTCACGCAAGCCTTCGTCATGACGCAGGGCGGCCCCAACTACTCTACCTGGTTCTACGTCTACAATCTGTATACCAGTGCCTTCAAGGAATACCGCGCCGGATACTCCTCCGCGCTTGCCTGGGTCCTGCTGATTGTCGTCATGCTGTTCACGGCGGTCATTATGAGGCTGTCGCGCCGTTATGTCCATTATGAAGGAGGCAGCCGCCGATGA
- a CDS encoding carbohydrate ABC transporter permease, with translation MSTVKATRPLGPPSRLRRRFKPVKLASFITLLLTTFLMLLPLFFMVSTSLKSKREMLKFPPTFLPESWAWSNYTDIFETLQFGTMYKNSLIIAGLSVLGTLLSSALVAYGFARYRGRGNNFWFILLLSTMMLPYPAIMIPQFVLFSKMQWIDTFLPLIVPAFFGSAYNIFLLRQFFSTLPEELFDAGRMDGCGELRMWRTIALPLSAPALATVAIFAFIYSWNDLLTPVLYLSSSDKFTLPVGMASLTSSRFRIPPWHLLMVASVLAMVPIVTLFAIAQKQFVEGIVLTGIK, from the coding sequence ATGAGTACCGTTAAGGCCACCCGCCCGCTTGGCCCGCCCTCCCGGCTGCGCCGGAGATTCAAGCCTGTTAAGCTTGCCAGCTTCATCACGCTGCTCCTTACAACATTCCTCATGCTGCTGCCGCTGTTCTTCATGGTCTCCACCTCGCTGAAGTCGAAACGGGAGATGCTGAAGTTCCCGCCGACCTTTCTGCCGGAGAGCTGGGCCTGGAGCAATTATACCGATATTTTCGAGACGCTCCAGTTCGGCACCATGTACAAGAACAGCCTGATTATCGCCGGCCTCTCCGTGCTGGGCACCCTGCTCTCTTCGGCGCTGGTCGCTTACGGGTTCGCCAGATACCGGGGACGCGGCAACAACTTCTGGTTCATCCTGCTGCTGAGCACGATGATGCTGCCTTATCCGGCTATTATGATTCCGCAGTTCGTGCTCTTCTCCAAAATGCAGTGGATCGACACCTTCCTGCCGCTGATTGTGCCTGCCTTCTTCGGCTCGGCGTATAACATCTTCCTGCTGCGGCAGTTCTTCTCCACGCTGCCTGAGGAACTGTTCGACGCGGGACGCATGGACGGCTGCGGCGAGCTGAGGATGTGGCGGACGATCGCGCTGCCGTTGTCGGCGCCGGCGCTGGCAACGGTTGCGATCTTTGCTTTTATCTATAGCTGGAATGATCTGTTGACCCCTGTACTCTATCTAAGCTCATCGGACAAATTCACGCTTCCGGTCGGGATGGCCTCCCTCACCTCATCACGCTTCCGCATTCCGCCTTGGCATCTGCTGATGGTCGCCTCCGTCCTGGCTATGGTTCCAATCGTCACCCTGTTCGCCATCGCCCAGAAGCAGTTCGTCGAAGGCATCGTACTGACGGGCATCAAATAA
- a CDS encoding ABC transporter substrate-binding protein — MKKIVKSKRTAILLTTALTAMLALSGCGGGKSAGNVAAGGSGAGNTSGSGEQVTISHYTIDSEDRTFIEKLIPDFEKAHPNIKVKVEKAPYEQFDSKLQTLIAGGNSPDVTSHYGYGGFAEYYNKGMLLDLTDLIKEDGFKAEDYNIPENLMKIYTVNGHTYGIPVNMYVTLMLYNKDMFDAAGVSYPPSDYEDKSWTFDRMVEDAKKMTLVSDDIAKTQYGVDFTWAERDMRPLYFGAEPYSEDTWTNGGVPSETHFDSPEVIAAYQKLFDLVFKEKVSPTSEWSKSVAGQNGDPFVAGKIGMSIGGSWNLAGANDFPFKIGVAAVPWGGNDKVRSTLFVDPLLILKDSKHPKEAFEWIKYLMTTEVQEKSIALSGGNPPVNTEAAEVYYKHFDGIDPGDVKKVYEGAVKYGYESYNHLITNYSQINDMFINELQPVETGHKTLEEVMPVIQKKVTEIIRR; from the coding sequence ATGAAGAAGATCGTGAAGAGCAAGAGGACGGCAATTCTGCTGACAACTGCCCTGACGGCAATGCTAGCTCTATCAGGCTGCGGCGGCGGCAAATCGGCAGGCAATGTGGCGGCTGGGGGCAGCGGAGCCGGGAATACCAGCGGTTCGGGGGAGCAAGTGACGATATCCCACTATACGATTGATTCTGAGGACCGGACTTTTATCGAGAAGCTGATCCCGGATTTCGAGAAGGCGCATCCGAACATCAAGGTCAAGGTAGAGAAGGCACCATATGAGCAGTTCGACAGCAAGCTGCAGACACTGATTGCCGGCGGTAATTCCCCGGATGTGACGAGCCACTACGGATACGGCGGTTTTGCCGAATATTATAACAAGGGTATGCTGCTGGATCTGACGGACCTCATTAAGGAAGACGGCTTCAAGGCGGAGGACTACAATATCCCTGAGAATCTGATGAAAATCTATACCGTAAACGGTCATACCTACGGCATACCAGTCAATATGTACGTCACCCTGATGCTCTACAACAAGGATATGTTCGATGCTGCGGGCGTCTCCTACCCGCCAAGTGATTATGAAGATAAGAGCTGGACGTTTGACCGCATGGTGGAGGATGCCAAGAAGATGACGCTCGTCTCGGACGATATTGCCAAAACACAGTACGGCGTAGACTTCACCTGGGCGGAGCGGGATATGCGGCCGCTGTACTTCGGGGCAGAACCTTACTCTGAGGATACCTGGACCAACGGCGGCGTCCCTTCCGAGACGCATTTTGATTCCCCCGAGGTGATTGCCGCATACCAGAAGCTGTTCGACCTTGTATTCAAGGAGAAGGTATCCCCGACCTCCGAGTGGAGCAAAAGCGTTGCCGGACAAAACGGCGATCCGTTCGTCGCAGGCAAGATCGGCATGTCCATCGGCGGCTCCTGGAACCTTGCCGGGGCTAACGACTTCCCGTTCAAAATAGGCGTAGCCGCTGTGCCCTGGGGAGGCAACGACAAGGTGCGCAGCACGCTGTTCGTTGATCCGCTGCTCATTCTGAAGGACTCGAAGCATCCGAAGGAGGCTTTTGAATGGATCAAATACCTCATGACCACTGAAGTCCAGGAGAAGTCCATTGCGCTGAGCGGCGGCAATCCGCCAGTCAACACGGAAGCGGCTGAGGTGTATTACAAGCATTTTGACGGCATTGATCCGGGGGATGTGAAGAAGGTCTACGAGGGCGCGGTCAAATACGGCTATGAATCCTACAACCATCTGATCACCAACTACTCGCAGATCAACGACATGTTCATCAATGAGCTGCAGCCGGTCGAGACGGGACACAAGACCCTCGAAGAGGTTATGCCGGTGATTCAGAAGAAGGTTACGGAGATCATCAGGCGATAG
- a CDS encoding LacI family DNA-binding transcriptional regulator yields the protein MKVSIFDVAKKSGLSVVTVSRVLNGATSVRENNRQKVLDAIKELDYRPNAAARSLASGKTGIIGLVVTTLQDSFFDAVVKELNETLALHGYYLAISVSDGIGSGESHYLIQEDRVDGLILLSPIKEDNYIVELKRRGIPYVLIDNQLPENDSYSITIDNFKGGYAAACHLLELGHTSIAHLCGQEMFRSTRERRAGFLQALQEQGLVPFEIVPGEFEIAMGYDTAQRWLAEGKLPGAVFAGDDNIALGVINALMEAGVRVPEEVAVVGYDDHYIASQLHPHLTTVRQPADKIGVAAADMLLRRISGEMKRGSAVRIDPELIVRESTKTKL from the coding sequence ATGAAAGTAAGTATTTTTGATGTAGCCAAAAAATCAGGGCTGTCCGTGGTCACCGTATCGCGGGTATTAAACGGAGCAACCTCTGTGCGGGAGAACAACCGCCAGAAGGTGCTCGACGCAATCAAGGAGCTGGATTACCGCCCGAATGCGGCAGCCCGTAGTCTAGCCAGCGGCAAGACCGGCATCATTGGCCTAGTTGTAACGACCTTGCAGGATTCCTTCTTCGATGCCGTGGTTAAGGAGCTGAATGAGACGCTGGCCCTGCACGGGTATTATCTGGCCATCTCTGTGTCGGATGGCATCGGCTCCGGCGAGAGCCACTACCTGATTCAGGAGGACCGGGTGGACGGACTCATCCTGCTCTCCCCGATCAAAGAGGACAATTATATTGTCGAGCTGAAGCGGCGGGGCATTCCCTATGTGCTGATCGACAACCAGCTGCCGGAGAATGACAGCTATTCCATTACCATCGACAACTTCAAAGGCGGGTATGCCGCAGCCTGCCACCTGCTGGAGCTGGGGCACACCTCCATCGCCCATCTCTGCGGGCAGGAGATGTTCCGCAGTACGCGTGAACGGCGTGCGGGCTTCCTGCAGGCGCTGCAGGAGCAGGGCCTCGTCCCGTTCGAGATCGTGCCCGGTGAATTCGAGATCGCCATGGGCTACGATACGGCGCAGCGCTGGCTTGCGGAGGGCAAGCTGCCAGGGGCCGTATTCGCCGGAGATGACAATATCGCCCTCGGGGTGATCAATGCCCTGATGGAGGCTGGCGTAAGAGTGCCGGAGGAGGTTGCTGTAGTCGGTTACGACGACCACTATATCGCCTCCCAGCTCCACCCGCATCTGACCACTGTGCGCCAGCCGGCGGACAAAATCGGAGTCGCCGCCGCCGACATGCTGCTGCGCCGGATCAGCGGGGAGATGAAGCGCGGCTCCGCTGTCCGGATCGACCCGGAGCTGATCGTGCGGGAATCCACGAAGACAAAACTCTAG